From Bombus vancouverensis nearcticus chromosome 15, iyBomVanc1_principal, whole genome shotgun sequence, the proteins below share one genomic window:
- the Skeletor gene encoding DM13 and DOMON_DOH domain-containing protein skeletor isoform X2 — MTDSKEQAEQKGEEVKRARTRWRKRKRESEVRQGEPVIVVGSTKLPGSTTATFDGSNHEDAMTTQSPTSSTTRLSSIGLVAAIYLLLATQICSAAYYGKLIGKLSELHHGVSGEVYAVDGRTLFIKDFTYDGEAPTAYFYVGTSKSPNGNGIRLRDERGSSNTLKRYRRKDITLTLPDGKTLSNVKWFAVWCDEFAVNFGDVRIPRGFDYPKPQKLAALNGVHGVSSEPIVVVDAQTLLIPSFSYDGEAPDAKFWVGAGPSPSPQGIRVPDENGKEQPLRRYDRKAIVLTLPGDLTIHQIGHFGVWCEAFTVDFGHVQIPQGLNVPPSLKMLGVSPQSKLNCEVLEDKLAFEVRWAVAGDSIVAQLVGKLDDGQYMAFGLSANPERSLMVGGDVVVAWVDKQTLQGYAVDYFLDAKSQCSGRRGSCPDTRIQENTNSIRLLNAALVDGYSIVTYQRPLKTNDELDHQILTNGSQAIIWAIGPLNERQEVSFHSDYLKTDRFIDFGRPPVWNCPVPDHEHSQVFADSTDARDSDNQQLVATTRRPQRVATPAPAAKDDAWEIPAIQCYEPEDGVLYAQMGPTGGKHGYPAITGHVGWGISWYINGLLIPEINVVRGKKYTFVVEGGENADTPARYHPFYITDDPVGGYQHKTPEEKAKVKIFAGAQRQRGVYRPTGVGRLCNWVPDQNQPLADEFSSFGAYQRTLTLECDHGEPGFVEWVPDENTPDTVYYQCFTHRYLGWKINVHDSCDAGEAAGSENHEVYVDPKNQRPSGDLENSHSIRVLSKIIHDH; from the exons ATGACGGATTCAAAGGAGCAAGCAGAGCAGAAGGGAGAGGAGGTGAAGAGAGCGAGAACAAgatggagaaagagaaagagagagagcgagGTGAGGCAAGGCGAGCCGGTGATCGTAGTGGGATCGACAAAGCTACCTGGTTCCACGACGGCCACTTTCGACGGCAGTAACCACGAAGACGCCATGACGACACAATCACCCACATCGTCCACGACTCGGCTCTCCTCGATTGGTCTAGTCGCAGCGATTTATCTTCTTCTGGCGACAC AGATATGCAGCGCAGCTTATTACGGAAAGCTTATTGGCAAGCTGTCGGAACTTCATCACGGCGTCAGCGGTGAAGTTTACGCGGTGGACGGGCGAACTCTGTTCATCAAGGACTTCACGTACGACGGCGAAGCACCAA CCGCTTACTTTTACGTCGGTACATCGAAGAGTCCTAATGGAAACGGAATCAGGCTCCGGGACGAGCGTGGATC ATCGAACACGTTGAAGCGGTATCGTAGGAAGGACATCACGCTCACGTTACCCGATGGCAAGACGCTGAGCAACGTGAAGTGGTTCGCCGTGTGGTGCGACGAATTCGCC GTTAACTTTGGTGACGTCAGAATACCACGAGGATTCGATTACCCAAAACCTCAAAAATTGGCAGCTCTGAACGGAGTACACGGAGTAAGCTCCGAACCAATCGTCGTCGTCGATGCACAAACCCTCTTGATACCAAGCTTCAGCTACGATGGCGAGGCGCCTG ATGCGAAATTTTGGGTTGGAGCTGGACCATCGCCGTCGCCGCAAGGTATTCGCGTACCAGACGAGAACGGAAAGGAGCAGCCACTACGTCGATACGATCGCAAAGCCATCGTGCTGACGTTGCCCGGGGATCTAACGATCCACCAGATCGGCCACTTCGGCGTCTGGTGTGAGGCGTTTACCGTGGACTTCGGCCATGTACAAATTCCGCAAGGTCTTAACGTGCCACCGTCCCTAAAGATGCTCGGAGTTTCGCCGCAG TCGAAACTGAACTGCGAAGTGCTGGAGGACAAGCTGGCTTTTGAGGTGCGATGGGCCGTGGCCGGAGACAGCATAGTCGCCCAACTCGTTGGAAAACTTG ACGATGGACAATACATGGCGTTCGGATTATCAGCGAATCCGGAAAGAAGCTTAATGGTCGGCGGAGATGTCGTGGTCGCCTGGGTCGATAAGCAAACCCTTCAAGGCTACGCTGTCGATTACTTTTTGGATGCTAAATCTCAATGTTCCGGAAGACGAGGCAGCTGTCCAGACACACGCATACAG GAGAACACGAATTCTATTCGATTGTTGAACGCGGCACTGGTGGACGGATATAGCATTGTCACGTATCAGAGACCACTGAAGACGAACGATGAACTGGACCATCAAATCCTGACAAACGGATCGCAGGCGATCATCTGGGCCATCGGCCCACTAAACGAGAGGCAAGAGGTCAGCTTTCACTCCGACTATCTGAAAACCGATCGTTTCATCGATTTCGGTAGACCACCGGTTTGGAATTGTCCCGTTCCAGATCACGAGCATTCTCAGGTATTCGCGGACAGCACCGATGCCAGGGACAGTGACAATCAg CAACTAGTTGCAACTACGAGAAGACCTCAACGTGTAGCAACCCCTGCACCGGCGGCTAAGGACGATGCTTGGGAAATTCCAGCCATTCAATGTTACGAACCCGAAGACGGAGTATTGTATGCCCAGATGGGACCTACTGGAGGAAAGCACGGCTATCCTGCTATTACTG GTCACGTTGGTTGGGGAATTTCGTGGTATATAAATGGCCTGCTAATTCCGGAGATCAACGTGGTACGTGGAAAAAAATACACTTTCGTAGTGGAAGGTGGGGAAAATGCCGATACTCCGGCTCGTTATCATCCCTTTTACATTACCGATGACCCCGTTGGTGGATACCAACACAAGACACCCGAGGAGAAAGCC AAAGTGAAAATATTTGCCGGCGCTCAACGTCAACGTGGAGTATATCGACCAACGGGTGTCGGACGTCTATGCAACTGGGTGCCAGATCAGAATCAACCCCTAGCGGACGAATTCTCGTCGTTCGGCGCTTATCAGCGTACGCTGACTTTGGAATGCGATCATGGTGAACCAGGTTTTGTAGAATGGGTCCCGGATGAGAACACGCCTGATACTGTGTACTATCAG TGTTTCACACATCGCTATCTGGGATGGAAGATAAACGTTCATGACAGTTGTGACGCCGGAGAAGCCGCTGGCAGCGAGAACCACGAGGTCTACGTGGACCCGAAGAATCAGCGACCGAGCGGGGATCTCGAAAACAGCCACAGCATCCGCGTGTTGAGCAAG ATAATCCACGACCACTGA